A window from Streptomyces sp. NBC_00299 encodes these proteins:
- a CDS encoding acetate--CoA ligase family protein — protein sequence MGRDLSALFDPVSVAVVGASGDPAKYGHAIAAQAIRAGGRRPVHMVNRRGGTVLGRTVAPSLSAIGEPVDLAVVSVPAAGFEDAVDEALRCGARAIVAITAGFAETGDAGRIRQQAVAERVRAAGAVMVGPNCLGIADNTTDLFLASDTFTPGGVALLSQSGNLALELQLRFRPHGLGFSRFVSLGNQADVTLVDLLADCARHEGTRAIAVYAEDFGDGRAFAEAAADAGKPVVLLTAGRGDASARSAQSHTGALTTSADVVTAACRDAGVELVATPRELTVAVAALSGAKRASGRRVAVLTDGGGHGVVAADAVEAAGLTVPELHEPTRQRLREALWEQSAVANPVDLAGMGEQDPASYAETIAALLAAEEVDAVLMTGYFGGYAAGEGGLGGGGKALADGEEEAARLIAARHRATAKPLVVQSMYPDSPSCRTLAAAGIPVFAATEDSARALAATAPVAQRTGVTPLPVPASPLRESGYMETRRALEEAGLAFPAAREIHDEAELLAAAGEFSGPYVLKALHLLHKSDAGGVVLGLAGPDELLAAFREMHARLGASSYSVEAMADLTDGIELIVGVNRDPRFGPVAMVGLGGVLAEALHDVAFTLAPVPAERAVSLLRGLRTAALLDGVRGKPPVDVEAAAKAVEAITAFAAAHPEIAEIEVNPLLVRPDGALALDSRAVLA from the coding sequence ATGGGACGTGACCTGTCGGCCCTCTTCGACCCCGTATCCGTCGCCGTCGTCGGAGCCAGCGGCGACCCGGCCAAGTACGGCCACGCCATAGCCGCCCAGGCGATTCGCGCGGGCGGCCGCCGCCCCGTGCACATGGTCAACCGCCGCGGCGGCACGGTGCTCGGGCGGACCGTCGCCCCCAGCCTGAGCGCGATCGGCGAACCCGTCGACCTGGCGGTGGTCTCCGTGCCCGCCGCCGGCTTCGAGGACGCCGTCGACGAGGCCCTGCGGTGCGGGGCCCGGGCGATCGTCGCCATCACCGCCGGTTTCGCCGAGACCGGCGACGCGGGGCGGATACGGCAGCAGGCCGTCGCCGAACGCGTACGCGCCGCCGGTGCCGTGATGGTCGGCCCCAACTGCCTTGGGATCGCCGACAACACCACCGATCTCTTCCTGGCCTCCGACACCTTCACCCCGGGCGGAGTCGCGCTCCTGAGCCAGAGCGGCAACCTCGCCCTCGAACTCCAGCTCCGCTTCCGCCCGCACGGCCTCGGCTTCTCGCGGTTCGTCTCGCTCGGCAACCAGGCCGACGTCACCCTCGTCGACCTCCTCGCCGACTGCGCCAGGCACGAGGGCACCCGGGCCATCGCGGTCTACGCCGAGGACTTCGGCGACGGACGCGCCTTCGCCGAGGCCGCCGCCGACGCCGGCAAGCCCGTGGTGCTGCTCACCGCCGGACGCGGCGACGCCTCCGCGCGCAGCGCACAGTCCCACACCGGCGCGCTGACCACGTCGGCCGACGTCGTGACCGCGGCCTGCCGGGACGCCGGCGTGGAACTCGTCGCCACACCCCGCGAACTCACCGTCGCCGTGGCCGCGTTGAGCGGCGCGAAGCGGGCATCGGGACGCCGGGTCGCCGTGCTCACCGACGGCGGCGGACACGGCGTCGTCGCCGCCGACGCCGTCGAGGCGGCCGGCCTGACCGTGCCCGAACTCCACGAGCCGACACGGCAGCGGTTGAGGGAGGCCCTGTGGGAGCAGTCGGCCGTCGCCAACCCCGTGGACCTCGCCGGCATGGGTGAGCAGGACCCCGCCTCGTACGCGGAGACCATCGCCGCGCTCCTGGCGGCCGAGGAGGTCGACGCCGTGCTGATGACCGGCTACTTCGGCGGCTACGCGGCGGGCGAAGGCGGGCTCGGCGGAGGCGGCAAGGCCCTTGCGGACGGGGAGGAGGAGGCCGCTCGCCTCATCGCCGCCCGGCACCGCGCCACCGCCAAGCCGCTCGTCGTGCAGTCCATGTACCCCGATTCCCCGAGCTGCCGCACCCTCGCCGCGGCCGGCATCCCGGTCTTCGCCGCCACCGAGGACTCCGCCCGCGCCCTCGCCGCGACGGCACCCGTGGCACAGCGCACCGGTGTCACCCCCCTTCCCGTGCCGGCGTCCCCGCTGCGCGAGAGCGGCTACATGGAGACCCGCCGAGCCCTCGAAGAGGCCGGACTCGCCTTCCCCGCGGCCCGCGAGATCCACGACGAGGCCGAACTGCTCGCAGCTGCCGGGGAGTTCAGCGGCCCGTACGTCCTCAAGGCCCTCCATCTGCTCCACAAGTCCGACGCGGGTGGAGTGGTACTCGGCCTGGCCGGACCCGACGAACTGCTCGCCGCCTTCCGCGAGATGCACGCCCGGCTCGGCGCCTCCTCCTACTCCGTGGAGGCCATGGCCGACCTGACCGACGGCATCGAGCTGATCGTCGGCGTCAACCGCGACCCGCGCTTCGGCCCGGTCGCCATGGTCGGCCTGGGCGGAGTGCTGGCGGAGGCCCTGCACGACGTCGCGTTCACCCTCGCCCCCGTGCCCGCCGAACGAGCCGTGAGCCTGCTGCGCGGACTGCGCACCGCCGCCCTCCTCGACGGCGTGCGGGGCAAACCGCCCGTCGACGTCGAAGCGGCCGCGAAGGCCGTCGAGGCGATCACCGCGTTCGCCGCCGCCCACCCGGAGATCGCCGAGATCGAGGTCAATCCCCTTCTCGTACGCCCCGACGGAGCACTCGCCCTCGACTCCCGCGCCGTACTCGCCTGA
- a CDS encoding acyl-CoA dehydrogenase family protein, whose protein sequence is MDMRYTPEQADLKRRAAEYARLLMRYEDQSEQAGGPLPQQLVTELTRAAMDAGVYAINMPAEWGGAGLSLLDQVIVEEEFGKVTNCLWDIPWRPANVLAYGDERQREKYLLPVIRAEKFDAFAVTEPGAGSDPSSGTSTADRTDGGWVLNGEKWFVTCGDIADFLLVQADAGPERQPTLFFVDRAAPGVEMTRVPHFMHSAVNGHPEFTFTDVFVADEDVLGGVGNGYELTKEWFTDERLMIAARTVGAAERALQLARDWAVEREQFGAPIASYQLIQGMLADCAVDIAVNRAYTHQVAWEADQPGTDRKTLHAKASTAKLAASEAAGRVADRCLQIFGGRGYDRTYPVERMYRELRVDRIWEGTSEIQRLIIANELIKRGTRALALPTP, encoded by the coding sequence ATGGACATGCGCTACACCCCCGAGCAGGCCGACCTCAAGCGCCGCGCCGCCGAGTACGCCCGCCTGCTGATGCGGTACGAGGACCAGTCCGAGCAGGCCGGCGGACCCCTGCCGCAGCAGCTGGTGACCGAACTGACCCGGGCCGCGATGGACGCCGGCGTCTACGCCATCAACATGCCCGCCGAATGGGGCGGCGCCGGACTCAGCCTGCTCGACCAGGTCATCGTCGAGGAGGAGTTCGGCAAGGTCACCAACTGCCTCTGGGACATCCCGTGGCGGCCCGCCAACGTGCTGGCCTACGGTGACGAGCGGCAGCGCGAGAAGTACCTGCTGCCCGTGATCCGCGCGGAGAAGTTCGACGCGTTCGCGGTGACCGAGCCGGGCGCGGGATCCGACCCGTCCTCCGGCACCTCCACGGCCGACCGCACCGACGGCGGCTGGGTGCTCAACGGCGAGAAGTGGTTCGTCACCTGCGGCGACATCGCCGACTTCCTGCTGGTGCAGGCGGACGCCGGACCCGAGCGGCAGCCCACGCTGTTCTTCGTGGACCGGGCCGCGCCCGGCGTCGAGATGACCCGGGTCCCGCACTTCATGCACTCCGCCGTCAACGGGCACCCCGAATTCACCTTCACCGACGTCTTCGTCGCCGACGAGGACGTGCTCGGCGGCGTCGGCAACGGCTACGAGCTCACCAAGGAATGGTTCACCGACGAACGCCTGATGATCGCGGCCCGCACCGTCGGCGCGGCCGAGCGTGCACTGCAACTCGCCCGGGACTGGGCCGTGGAGCGCGAGCAGTTCGGGGCGCCCATCGCCTCGTACCAGCTGATCCAGGGCATGCTCGCCGACTGCGCCGTCGACATCGCCGTCAACCGTGCCTACACCCACCAGGTCGCCTGGGAGGCCGACCAGCCCGGCACCGACCGCAAGACCCTGCACGCCAAGGCCTCCACCGCGAAGCTCGCCGCCAGCGAGGCCGCCGGCCGGGTCGCCGACCGCTGTCTGCAGATCTTCGGCGGCCGGGGCTACGACCGCACCTACCCCGTCGAGCGCATGTACCGCGAGCTGCGCGTCGACCGCATCTGGGAGGGCACCTCCGAGATCCAGCGGCTGATCATCGCCAACGAGCTCATCAAGCGCGGCACGCGCGCCCTTGCTCTGCCCACGCCCTGA
- a CDS encoding acyl-CoA dehydrogenase family protein, with product MDFRLTPRQVQLKADARALTDFIAGYEIQCEEDNGLPADAHAKVRDAVLDAGLQAVNMPSEWGGAGLTIAEQVTVQEELGRLTGALWDMVWRPANALRFCTPEQRERFLVPVINGERRDCYAVTEPGAGSDPQNLATTATKNDQGWVLNGEKWFVTVGDHADFMIVLAAAGPERAPTLFLVDKDTPGIEMTRVPRWMHTFVYEHPEFTFTDVQVGEDAVLGGVGEGYDITRSWFTEERLMIAARTIGAAERALELSRDWAVEREQFGAPISSYQLIQGMLADCAVDIAVNRAYTHQVAWEIDQASAEDRKTLHAKAAIAKLAASEASGRVIDRCLQIHGGRGYDRSYAVERLYRELRVDRIWEGTSEIQRLIIANELIKRGSGVLDLPSA from the coding sequence ATGGACTTCCGTCTCACCCCGCGCCAGGTTCAGCTCAAGGCCGACGCACGCGCCCTCACCGACTTCATCGCCGGTTACGAGATCCAGTGCGAGGAGGACAACGGCCTGCCCGCCGACGCCCACGCCAAGGTTCGCGACGCCGTGCTGGACGCCGGACTCCAGGCCGTCAACATGCCGTCCGAGTGGGGCGGCGCCGGCCTCACCATCGCCGAACAGGTCACCGTGCAGGAGGAGTTGGGGCGGCTCACCGGCGCCCTGTGGGACATGGTGTGGCGGCCGGCGAACGCGCTGCGCTTCTGCACCCCCGAGCAGCGCGAGCGCTTCCTCGTCCCGGTGATCAACGGCGAGCGGCGCGACTGCTACGCCGTCACCGAGCCCGGCGCCGGCTCCGACCCGCAGAACCTGGCCACCACGGCGACGAAGAACGACCAGGGCTGGGTACTCAACGGCGAGAAGTGGTTCGTGACCGTCGGCGACCACGCCGACTTCATGATTGTGCTCGCGGCGGCCGGCCCGGAGCGCGCACCGACCCTCTTCCTGGTCGACAAGGACACCCCCGGCATCGAGATGACGCGTGTCCCGCGCTGGATGCACACCTTCGTCTACGAACACCCCGAGTTCACGTTCACCGACGTCCAGGTCGGCGAGGACGCGGTGCTCGGCGGCGTCGGCGAGGGGTACGACATCACGCGCTCGTGGTTCACCGAGGAGCGCCTGATGATCGCCGCCCGCACCATCGGCGCGGCCGAGCGGGCGCTGGAGCTGTCCCGGGACTGGGCCGTGGAGCGCGAGCAGTTCGGGGCGCCGATCTCCTCGTACCAGCTGATCCAGGGCATGCTCGCCGACTGCGCCGTGGACATCGCCGTCAACCGTGCCTACACCCACCAGGTCGCCTGGGAGATCGACCAGGCCTCGGCCGAGGACCGCAAGACGCTGCACGCCAAGGCGGCCATCGCCAAGCTCGCGGCGAGCGAGGCCTCGGGCCGGGTGATCGACCGGTGCCTCCAGATCCACGGCGGGCGCGGCTACGACCGCTCGTACGCCGTCGAGCGGCTCTACCGCGAGCTGCGCGTGGACCGTATCTGGGAGGGCACCTCCGAGATCCAGCGGCTGATCATCGCCAACGAGCTCATCAAGCGCGGCTCCGGGGTCCTGGACCTGCCCAGCGCCTGA
- a CDS encoding 3-hydroxybutyryl-CoA dehydrogenase, with product MTDINRVGVVGCGLMGAGIAEVCARADVPVTVVERDAEAARAGRLRITRSLDRATAHGRLSDERREAGAALVTVVHDIEALHDHDLVIEAVAEDEPLKIDVFTRLDSVITGDDTILATNTSSIPVIRLAAATTRPDRVVGVHFFNPVPVLRLVELVPSLLTSPTTAARAEEFVTGTLGKEVVRTRDKAGFVVNALLVPYLLAAVRMVESGSATVEDVDRGMVLGCAHPLGPLALTDLIGLDTTRAIAESLYAEFREPQYSPPPLLSRMVEAGLLGRKSGRGFHAYDAQGRPGAAAPAARP from the coding sequence ATGACCGACATCAACCGCGTGGGAGTCGTCGGCTGCGGGCTGATGGGCGCCGGCATCGCCGAGGTCTGCGCACGGGCCGACGTACCGGTCACGGTCGTGGAGCGCGACGCGGAGGCGGCCCGGGCCGGCCGCCTCCGCATCACCCGCTCGCTCGACCGGGCCACCGCACACGGCAGGCTCAGCGACGAACGACGGGAGGCCGGCGCGGCCCTGGTCACCGTCGTGCACGACATCGAGGCGCTGCACGACCACGACCTGGTCATCGAAGCGGTCGCCGAGGACGAGCCCCTCAAGATCGACGTCTTCACCCGCCTCGACTCCGTGATCACCGGCGACGACACGATCCTGGCGACCAACACCTCCTCCATCCCGGTCATCAGGCTCGCCGCCGCGACGACCCGCCCCGACCGGGTCGTCGGCGTGCACTTCTTCAACCCCGTGCCGGTCCTGCGGCTCGTCGAACTCGTGCCGTCCCTGCTCACCTCGCCGACCACGGCGGCACGGGCCGAGGAGTTCGTGACCGGCACCCTCGGCAAGGAGGTGGTCCGGACCCGGGACAAGGCGGGTTTCGTCGTCAACGCGCTCCTCGTGCCCTACCTCCTGGCCGCCGTCCGCATGGTGGAGTCGGGCAGCGCGACCGTCGAGGACGTCGACCGCGGCATGGTCCTCGGCTGCGCGCACCCCCTCGGCCCGCTCGCCCTGACCGACCTGATCGGCCTGGACACCACACGCGCCATCGCCGAGTCGCTGTACGCCGAATTCCGCGAGCCCCAGTACTCGCCACCCCCACTGCTGTCCCGCATGGTGGAGGCCGGGTTGCTGGGGCGGAAGTCCGGGCGGGGCTTCCACGCGTACGACGCACAGGGCCGCCCCGGGGCCGCGGCACCGGCGGCGCGGCCGTGA
- a CDS encoding TetR/AcrR family transcriptional regulator, with protein MTTKVRTADTRERILTAACEVIADIGFEKIRMRMVAERAGVSTALLHYHFDTREKLFTEAMTHSFANTAVDVERDAETAPAAVILARILRNLLPTDPQLHQDWRLWQELWVRALRDETTRVFAVDLYAQLHAWVGDAVRRGIASGEFTPTDVDDLSTLVLSLSDGYGIRLMLRDPTVTLDTALTSIWRHVSAALGLPATVPAD; from the coding sequence GTGACCACGAAGGTGCGCACGGCAGACACACGCGAGCGCATCCTGACCGCGGCGTGCGAGGTCATCGCCGACATCGGGTTCGAGAAGATCCGGATGCGCATGGTCGCCGAGCGGGCCGGTGTGTCGACGGCGCTGCTGCACTATCACTTCGACACGCGCGAGAAGCTGTTCACCGAGGCGATGACCCACTCCTTCGCCAACACGGCCGTCGACGTCGAACGTGACGCGGAAACGGCCCCGGCGGCGGTCATCCTGGCCCGCATCCTGCGCAACCTCCTGCCCACCGACCCCCAGCTCCACCAGGACTGGCGGCTCTGGCAGGAACTGTGGGTCCGGGCGCTGCGCGACGAGACCACGCGCGTCTTCGCCGTCGACCTGTACGCCCAGCTGCACGCCTGGGTGGGCGACGCGGTGCGCCGCGGTATCGCCTCCGGCGAGTTCACGCCGACCGACGTGGACGACCTCAGCACCCTCGTCCTGTCCCTCAGCGACGGCTACGGCATCCGCCTCATGCTGCGCGACCCGACGGTCACCCTCGACACGGCGCTCACCTCCATCTGGCGCCATGTCTCCGCCGCGCTGGGACTGCCCGCGACCGTGCCGGCGGACTGA
- a CDS encoding hydrogenase expression protein HypE, with product MATHSSTAEVSKEPSRGEDREGFDEITILWISEGMSCDGDTVSLTAADQPSIEDLVLGLIPGLPKVNLVNKVLSPSLGGEDFLAPYRAAVRGDLSPFILVIEGSIPNQNIIEGDGYWTSFGNDPETGEPQTLNWWIDQLAPKAWAVVAAGTCATFGGIHAMSGNPTGCMGLADYLGWDYTSQGGLPIVNVPGCPIQPENFMETLVWVLYHAAGSAPPPPLDHMLRPQWLFGRTVHEGCDRGSYYEQANFAKDYNSPKCLVKTGCWGPVVNCNVPKRGWMAGIGGCPNVGGICIGCTMPGFPDAFMPFMDEPPGGTLSSLAIKPYGAVIRRLRGMTNELVNHEPRWRHNKRKLTSGYDPHWRP from the coding sequence ATGGCAACGCACAGCAGTACCGCCGAGGTCAGCAAAGAACCCAGTCGCGGCGAGGACCGCGAGGGCTTCGACGAGATCACCATCCTGTGGATCTCCGAGGGCATGAGCTGTGACGGCGACACCGTCTCCCTCACGGCCGCCGACCAGCCCTCCATCGAGGACCTCGTCCTCGGTCTGATCCCGGGCCTGCCGAAGGTGAACCTGGTCAACAAGGTGCTCTCGCCCAGCCTGGGCGGCGAGGACTTCCTCGCTCCCTACCGGGCCGCAGTGCGGGGCGATTTGTCACCGTTCATCCTCGTAATCGAGGGTTCGATCCCCAACCAGAACATCATCGAGGGCGACGGCTACTGGACGTCCTTCGGCAACGACCCGGAGACCGGTGAGCCGCAGACCCTGAACTGGTGGATCGACCAACTGGCCCCCAAGGCCTGGGCGGTGGTGGCCGCCGGCACCTGCGCCACCTTCGGTGGCATCCACGCCATGTCCGGCAACCCCACGGGCTGCATGGGCCTCGCCGACTACCTCGGCTGGGACTACACCTCCCAGGGCGGCCTGCCGATCGTCAACGTGCCCGGCTGCCCGATCCAGCCCGAGAACTTCATGGAGACCCTGGTCTGGGTCCTCTACCACGCGGCCGGCTCCGCACCCCCGCCCCCGCTGGACCACATGCTGCGCCCGCAGTGGCTGTTCGGCAGGACGGTCCACGAGGGCTGCGACCGCGGCTCGTACTACGAGCAGGCCAACTTCGCCAAGGACTACAACTCGCCCAAGTGCCTCGTGAAGACGGGGTGCTGGGGACCGGTCGTCAACTGCAACGTGCCCAAGCGCGGCTGGATGGCCGGCATCGGCGGCTGCCCGAACGTCGGCGGCATCTGCATCGGCTGCACGATGCCCGGCTTCCCCGACGCGTTCATGCCCTTCATGGACGAACCCCCGGGCGGCACGCTCTCGTCCCTGGCCATCAAGCCGTACGGGGCCGTCATCCGCAGGCTGCGCGGCATGACGAACGAGCTGGTCAACCACGAGCCCAGGTGGCGCCACAACAAGCGCAAGCTGACCAGCGGCTACGACCCGCACTGGCGCCCCTGA
- a CDS encoding nickel-dependent hydrogenase large subunit, which yields MTTTEARPTERKPPQLVDMSWDPITRIIGNLGIYTKIDFANREVVECHSTSSLFRGYSVFMKGKDPRDAGFITSRICGICGDNHTTCSDYAQQMAYGVKPPPLAEHIVNLGEAAEYMFDHTIFQDNLVFVDFCEAMVKATNPGLLARAERTDAPRGEIHGYRTIADIMKAFNPFEGEVYKEALKVSRVTREMFCLMEGRHVHPSTLYPGGVGTMPQPTAFTDYLSRLMRVIDFVKKAVAMNDDVFDFFYEALPGYEEVGRRRVLLGCWGAFQDPKVVDYRYETMNTWGKAMYVTPGIIVDGELVTNNLVDINLGLRIMLGSSYYEDWVNESPFVTHDPLGNPVDMRHPWNQTTVPVPQKRNFDDKYSWVMSPRWYDKRTDQHLALDTGGGPLARLWSTALSGLVDTPYIKATGHSVRISLPKGETLPETTLEWRIPQWSNTIERDRARPYFVAYAAAMALQFLEEAMGLVRAGETKVFENYEVPDEAIGCGFHEAVRGVLSHHLVIKDKKIANYHPYPPTPWNASPRDIYGTPGPYEDAVQGQPIFEENGPDDFKGVDIMRTVRSFDPCLPCGVHMYVGKGKTLTTLHSPTYGANHG from the coding sequence ATGACCACCACCGAGGCCCGGCCCACGGAGCGCAAGCCGCCACAGCTCGTGGACATGTCCTGGGATCCGATCACCCGGATCATCGGGAACCTGGGCATCTACACGAAGATCGACTTCGCCAACCGGGAAGTCGTGGAATGCCACAGCACCTCGTCGCTCTTCCGCGGCTACTCCGTGTTCATGAAGGGCAAGGACCCGCGCGACGCGGGCTTCATCACGTCCCGGATCTGCGGCATCTGCGGCGACAACCACACCACCTGCTCCGACTACGCCCAGCAGATGGCCTACGGCGTCAAGCCGCCCCCGCTGGCCGAGCACATCGTCAACCTCGGCGAAGCGGCCGAGTACATGTTCGACCACACGATCTTCCAGGACAACCTGGTCTTCGTGGACTTCTGCGAGGCGATGGTCAAGGCCACCAACCCCGGTCTGCTGGCCCGCGCCGAACGCACCGATGCACCGCGCGGCGAGATCCACGGCTACCGGACGATCGCCGACATCATGAAGGCCTTCAACCCCTTCGAGGGTGAGGTCTACAAGGAGGCCCTGAAGGTCAGCCGGGTCACCCGGGAGATGTTCTGCCTGATGGAGGGGCGGCACGTCCACCCGTCCACGCTGTACCCGGGCGGCGTCGGCACGATGCCGCAGCCGACCGCCTTCACCGACTACCTCAGCCGGCTCATGCGGGTCATCGACTTCGTGAAGAAGGCCGTCGCCATGAACGACGACGTCTTCGACTTCTTCTACGAGGCACTGCCCGGCTACGAGGAGGTCGGCCGCCGCCGCGTCCTGCTGGGCTGCTGGGGTGCCTTCCAGGACCCCAAGGTCGTCGACTACCGCTACGAGACGATGAACACCTGGGGCAAGGCGATGTACGTCACCCCCGGCATCATCGTCGACGGTGAACTCGTCACCAACAACCTCGTCGACATCAACCTCGGTCTGCGCATCATGCTCGGCAGCTCGTACTACGAGGACTGGGTGAACGAATCGCCCTTCGTCACGCACGACCCGCTCGGCAACCCCGTCGACATGCGCCACCCGTGGAACCAGACCACCGTCCCGGTGCCGCAGAAGCGCAACTTCGACGACAAGTACAGCTGGGTCATGAGCCCGCGCTGGTACGACAAGCGGACCGACCAGCACCTCGCCCTCGACACCGGCGGCGGCCCGCTCGCCCGGCTGTGGTCGACCGCGCTGAGCGGCCTGGTCGACACCCCGTACATCAAGGCCACCGGGCACAGCGTGCGCATCTCGCTGCCCAAGGGCGAGACCCTGCCGGAGACCACCCTGGAGTGGCGCATCCCGCAGTGGAGCAACACCATCGAGCGCGACCGCGCCCGGCCCTACTTCGTCGCCTACGCGGCCGCCATGGCCCTGCAGTTCCTGGAAGAGGCCATGGGGCTGGTGCGGGCCGGCGAGACCAAGGTCTTCGAGAACTACGAGGTGCCCGACGAGGCCATCGGCTGCGGATTCCACGAGGCGGTCCGCGGTGTCCTCTCGCACCACCTGGTGATCAAGGACAAGAAGATCGCCAACTATCACCCGTACCCGCCCACGCCGTGGAACGCCAGCCCGCGCGACATCTACGGCACCCCCGGGCCGTACGAGGACGCCGTCCAGGGCCAGCCCATCTTCGAGGAGAACGGGCCGGACGACTTCAAGGGCGTCGACATCATGCGCACGGTCCGCAGCTTCGACCCGTGTCTGCCGTGCGGCGTCCACATGTACGTCGGCAAGGGCAAGACGCTCACCACCCTGCACTCGCCGACGTACGGGGCGAACCATGGCTGA
- a CDS encoding NifU family protein — MAEAGAARLADPDVEARLARLDELLAGLESAPGPTTRSATEAVGLLTEVYGEALARVMDHADGQLAERLADDELLGHLLVLHDVHPEPAELRAARAVERLRPAVQERGGDVEWAGVEGQVARVRMTSGGGCGSGCGAGAGAMDVTDAVREAVLAVAPELTAVEPLTAAAPAPAPAFVPLATLTHRGAR, encoded by the coding sequence ATGGCTGAGGCCGGTGCCGCCCGGCTGGCGGACCCGGACGTGGAGGCCCGGCTCGCCCGGCTCGACGAGCTGCTGGCGGGCCTGGAGTCCGCACCCGGCCCCACCACGCGCTCCGCGACCGAGGCGGTGGGACTGCTGACCGAGGTCTACGGCGAGGCGCTGGCCCGCGTCATGGACCACGCGGACGGTCAGCTGGCCGAGCGCCTGGCCGACGACGAGCTGCTGGGCCACCTGCTGGTCCTGCACGACGTCCACCCGGAGCCAGCCGAGCTCCGGGCGGCCCGCGCGGTGGAACGGCTGCGTCCCGCCGTACAGGAACGCGGCGGTGACGTGGAGTGGGCCGGCGTGGAGGGACAGGTGGCCCGGGTGCGCATGACGTCGGGCGGCGGATGCGGCTCCGGGTGCGGTGCCGGTGCCGGTGCCATGGACGTCACCGACGCGGTCCGCGAGGCGGTGCTCGCCGTGGCTCCCGAGCTGACGGCGGTGGAACCGCTGACGGCCGCGGCCCCGGCCCCCGCCCCCGCGTTCGTACCGCTCGCCACACTGACGCACCGGGGCGCACGGTGA
- a CDS encoding DUF5947 family protein, protein MTTDGALARLIRSSADRTAAAGVEACDLCAAPVPDEHAHLYDTGQDEVRCVCGPCSVLFAGAGAGDGHYRLVPRRRIRLPKVDTAALGVPVGLVFFVPRADGTVTAQGPSPAGAMRWEVDAAAWIGLAETCPQLASVEPEVEALLVNTVHGLDHHWIVPIDDCYRMVAVVRREWRGLSGGGQVWPAVERFFEDLTERS, encoded by the coding sequence GTGACCACCGACGGAGCCCTGGCCCGCCTCATCCGCTCCTCGGCCGACCGCACCGCGGCGGCCGGGGTGGAGGCGTGCGACCTGTGTGCCGCGCCGGTGCCGGACGAGCACGCGCACCTGTACGACACCGGGCAGGACGAGGTGCGGTGCGTCTGTGGCCCCTGCTCGGTGCTGTTCGCCGGTGCCGGAGCGGGTGACGGGCACTACCGGTTGGTGCCCCGGCGCCGGATCCGGCTGCCCAAGGTCGACACGGCGGCGCTGGGCGTACCCGTCGGCCTGGTCTTCTTCGTGCCCCGCGCGGACGGCACCGTCACCGCGCAGGGCCCGAGCCCGGCGGGTGCCATGCGCTGGGAGGTGGACGCGGCGGCGTGGATCGGGCTCGCCGAGACGTGTCCGCAGCTCGCCTCCGTGGAACCCGAGGTGGAGGCACTGCTGGTGAACACCGTCCACGGCCTCGACCACCACTGGATCGTGCCGATCGACGACTGCTACCGGATGGTCGCCGTCGTACGCCGGGAGTGGCGCGGCCTGTCCGGCGGCGGCCAGGTCTGGCCGGCCGTCGAGCGGTTCTTCGAGGACCTCACCGAGCGGTCCTGA
- the hypA gene encoding hydrogenase maturation nickel metallochaperone HypA, which produces MHELSIATAIIERAGELARADGTESVSAVTVRVGELAGVVPDALDFAFEVARDGTPLAEARLVVEQIPAQAWCGPCAEEFPVGMPPFFWCPRCDVPSTDLRSGRELEIAGIEPLPASA; this is translated from the coding sequence GTGCACGAGCTGTCGATCGCGACCGCGATCATCGAGCGGGCCGGTGAGCTGGCCCGGGCGGACGGAACCGAGTCCGTCTCGGCGGTGACCGTCCGGGTCGGCGAACTGGCGGGCGTCGTCCCCGACGCCCTGGATTTCGCCTTCGAGGTGGCCCGGGACGGGACCCCCCTCGCCGAGGCGCGCCTGGTGGTCGAGCAGATCCCCGCGCAGGCCTGGTGCGGTCCGTGCGCCGAGGAGTTCCCGGTGGGCATGCCCCCGTTCTTCTGGTGCCCGCGCTGCGACGTGCCCTCCACGGACCTGCGCAGCGGCCGGGAACTGGAGATCGCCGGGATCGAGCCGTTACCGGCCTCGGCATAG